The genomic interval AGAAATTTTTCATAACATTTGCCTCGGTTTAGTTTGTTAAAAGTGGTTAGTTTCTAAAACATAAATGAAACCGTAAATATCTTCAATGATTATAGTATTATCTCGAGATAATATTATTATTGTGAAAACAGCAGTATTCTAAACTATGTTGGAACTTTCAAATATGTAAAGCATTAAAAAGAAAAAATCTGAATTATGGTTATAAAAATTTACATCATTACCCTCTTAATCATAGCATCAATTACTCATACTGCCTCTTCTCAAATCGAAGGCGGAAATTCATTTCTTAACTACAGAACTCAGGATACTAATCTCATGCTTATGGGAGAAAGCCATACTAAATTTTATTATTTGAATAATGGAGATATACTTGTTTTTAAATCAGGAGCAGACGCCAAAAAATTTATAGATACAACCCGGTCAACATCACCATTCAGATTTGATGAGATAGATTTTTCAAAAAATACTTTAGTTTTATTCAGCTATCATGGAAGCGATTGTCATGCAAGATTCCGGTATTTTTCAGATAAGAATATGAATCAGAAAATATTTACAGTCCATGTTGATATAATATATGGAGGATGCAGAGCTGCGGGAAATTATATGAGTACCTGGGGGCTGATACCTAAACCGGAAGATGATTATAAAATAAATTTTGTGACAAAGCATATAGATAATTTTGAAAGATAGTAAATCTTAGGCTTGCTCTTGATGTAAAAAAGTTTAATTTTATATTAACAGATTTTGTAAAATTTTAATGAATAAAGAGTTACTGCTGCAGCATCGTATTGAATTTCTTTCAACTCACAGAGGGAGTAAAAAATCGGTTGATGGAATCGAATACATTGATAGTGACGATGCAAGATACAAGCTTGCCTTCCCTTCTTCCCTGGAAAAATGTTACGAAGTTCCTGATGAATTTAAAATTTGTTTACCTGATTGGGTTACCGCAGATTTAAATTTACCTCATAGAAAACTCCTAAGGTCAATAACTTTTATGACTTTGAAAGTATATATTCCGGGTCCCCATACCAATAAGGACATAGTGGTAAAAATTGCAAGCTCAGCTGAAGAACTTGAAGACTTTACAATTGCACAGACAGAAGGATTTTATGGCAGCTCACCTGAATATCAGAAAAAACTTGAATGGCTGAGAAAGAAAAACTTAATGAATTTTAAGAATCCAAATCATTTATATCTGACTGCTTATTACAACGATAAACCTACTGGTGCGGCATTAAGTATTATATATGAAAATATAATTGGAATAAACATGCTTGCAACAATTCCGGAGTTCAGGGAAAAAGGTATTAGTACAAAAATTATTAAGTTTGTGTCGGATTATGCAAAGGAAAATAAAATTCCGACAGTAACTTTACAGGTTGATACTGATTCCTATGCGCACAGTTTTTATTTACATCACGGATTTGAAAATATTTTTAAATGCAGAGAGTATATTTATGAAATTTAAACAGGAATTTATAGTTTTCACATATTAATCTGAATTGCTTTCAAAGTGTTTTTTAACGATTTTATCTTATACAATAATTCTAATCTTCCTTTACAACTGTAAAAGTTTTTTTGTATTATATCCCCTTGGCAAAATTATTTTATTGATTCAATAAAAATGCTGGTGTTAAGTAAAATAAAAAATAT from Bacteroidota bacterium carries:
- a CDS encoding GNAT family N-acetyltransferase — protein: MNKELLLQHRIEFLSTHRGSKKSVDGIEYIDSDDARYKLAFPSSLEKCYEVPDEFKICLPDWVTADLNLPHRKLLRSITFMTLKVYIPGPHTNKDIVVKIASSAEELEDFTIAQTEGFYGSSPEYQKKLEWLRKKNLMNFKNPNHLYLTAYYNDKPTGAALSIIYENIIGINMLATIPEFREKGISTKIIKFVSDYAKENKIPTVTLQVDTDSYAHSFYLHHGFENIFKCREYIYEI